A genomic region of Trifolium pratense cultivar HEN17-A07 linkage group LG3, ARS_RC_1.1, whole genome shotgun sequence contains the following coding sequences:
- the LOC123916728 gene encoding putative receptor protein kinase ZmPK1, protein MSSSPSPIFIILITILIHFHPSSSTSSFSLSVENPKQNTILSPNQTFTAGFYPVGQNAYTFAIWFTHKHKHLNSNITTTIIWMANRDEPVNGKHSTLSLLKTGNLVLTDAAQSIVWQTNTVSSKPLKLLLHETGNLVLQEQNTNSSINNNVIILWQSFDFPTDTLLPDQPLTRFTNLVSSRSETNFSSGFYKLFFDNDNILRLLYEGPSVSSIYWPDPWTTSNGAVGSGTRSTFNSSRIALLDSFGRFSSSDNFVYNNSDYGSFLQRLIRLDHDGNVRIYSRKDEEQSWFVSGQFRQQPCFIHGICGPNSTCSNDPLNGRKCSCLPGYVWINDKDNSQGCRPNFQLSCSNKSHDESRFLALPHVDFYGYDYGFFPNKTYKECEDLCLSLCGCAGFQFTFNADYGGNFWCYPKIQLLNGHHSQSFVGSFYLKLPKSSGFVDEIRIQENGMGMVCERNGVVKLERDYMKKKENGSLKFMLWFAGGFGGVELLGFFLVWFFLFRSSKNSGEDHHDYVLAATGFRKFSYSELKQATKGFSQEIGRGAGGSVYKGVLSDNRIAAIKRLHEANQGESESEFLAEVSIIGRLNHMNLIGMWGYCAEGKHRLLVYEYMEKGTLADNLSSNELDWGKRYNIAMGTAKGLAYLHEECLEWILHCDIKPQNILVDSDYQPKVADFGLSKLLNRDDLDNSNFSRIRGTRGYMAPEWVFNLQITSKVDVYSYGVVVLEMITGKSPTTGIQIKEELCHERLVTWVREKKRKGLEVGCWVEQIVDPKLGSNYDVKKMETLANVALDCVADDKDVRPTMSQVVERLLSDEHNYY, encoded by the coding sequence ATGTCCTCTTCACCATCACCAATCTTCATCATCCTCATCACCATCCTCATCCATTTCCACCCCTCTTCCTCCACCTCATCATTCTCCCTCTCAGTAGAAAACCCAAAACAAAACACCATACTCTCACCCAACCAAACATTCACAGCAGGTTTTTACCCAGTAGGCCAAAATGCTTACACCTTTGCTATTTGGTTCACACATAAACACAAACACCTTAACAGCAACATCACAACCACCATTATTTGGATGGCGAATCGCGATGAACCGGTTAACGGTAAACACTCAACACTTTCCCTTCTTAAAACTGGTAACCTTGTCTTAACAGATGCAGCTCAATCCATTGTTTGGCAAACAAACACTGTCTCATCAAAACCATTAAAATTACTTTTACATGAAACTGGTAACCTTGTTCTTCAAGAACAAAACACAAACAGTTCAATCAATAACAATGTTATTATTCTTTGGCAAAGCTTTGATTTTCCAACAGATACACTTTTACCAGACCAACCCTTAACAAGATTCACCAATCTTGTTTCTTCAAGAAGCGAAACAAATTTTTCGTCGGGtttttataaacttttcttTGATAATGATAACATTTTGAGACTTCTTTATGAAGGTCCAAGTGTTTCAAGTATTTATTGGCCAGATCCTTGGACTACTAGCAATGGTGCTGTTGGTAGTGGTACAAGATCAACTTTCAACAGTAGTAGAATTGCTTTGTTGGATTCATTTGGTAGATTTAGTTCTTctgataattttgtttataataattctGATTATGGAAGTTTTTTGCAACGTTTAATTAGACTTGATCATGATGGTAATGTTCGCATTTATAGTCGAAAAGATGAGGAACAAAGTTGGTTTGTTTCGGGTCAATTTCGTCAACAACCTTGTTTCATTCATGGGATTTGTGGACCCAATAGTACTTGTAGTAATGATCCATTAAATGGTAGAAAGTGTTCTTGTCTACCTGGTTATGTTTGGATTAATGATAAAGATAATAGTCAAGGTTGTAGACCCAATTTTCAGCTTTCTTGTAGTAACAAGAGTCATGATGAGTCAAGGTTTTTGGCTTTACCTCATGTTGATTTTTATGGATATGATTATGGATTCTTTCCTAATAAAACTTACAAAGAATGTGAGGATTTGTGCTTGAGTTTGTGTGGTTGTGCAGGATTTCAGTTTACTTTTAATGCTGATTATGGTGGTAATTTTTGGTGTTACCCGAAAATTCAGTTACTTAATGGCCATCATTCTCAGAGTTTTGTTGGATCATTCTACTTGAAATTGCCGAAAAGTAGTGGTTTTGTTGATGAGATTAGGATTCAAGAAAATGGAATGGGAATGGTTTGTGAGAGGAATGGAGTGGTAAAGCTTGAAAGAGATTacatgaaaaagaaagaaaatggttCATTGAAGTTCATGCTTTGGTTTGCTGGTGGTTTCGGAGGTGTTGAGCTTTTGGGATTTTTTCTGGTTTGGTTTTTCTTGTTTAGGAGTAGCAAAAATTCTGGTGAAGATCATCATGATTATGTTCTAGCAGCAACAGGGTTTAGGAAATTCAGTTACTCTGAATTGAAACAAGCTACAAAAGGTTTTAGTCAAGAGATTGGAAGGGGTGCTGGAGGATCTGTGTATAAGGGTGTTTTATCTGATAATCGAATCGCTGCGATAAAGCGTTTGCATGAAGCAAATCAAGGAGAGAGTGAGAGTGAGTTTCTTGCTGAAGTTAGCATCATTGGAAGGCTTAACCACATGAATTTGATTGGTATGTGGGGTTATTGTGCAGAAGGAAAGCATAGATTGTTGGTTTATGAGTACATGGAAAAGGGTACTTTAGCCGATAATCTCTCATCAAACGAACTTGATTGGGGTAAGAGGTATAACATTGCTATGGGAACCGCAAAGGGACTTGCTTATTTACACGAAGAgtgtttggaatggattttgcaCTGCGATATAAAACCTCAAAACATACTTGTTGACTCTGATTACCAACCCAAGGTAGCGGATTTTGGTCTCTCTAAACTGTTGAATAGGGATGACCTTGATAATTCAAATTTCTCAAGGATAAGAGGGACAAGAGGTTACATGGCACCGGAATGGGTTTTCAACTTGCAAATCACTTCTAAAGTCGATGTTTATAGTTACGGAGTTGTGGTGTTGGAGATGATTACTGGAAAGAGTCCAACAACAGGTATCCAAATCAAAGAAGAGTTGTGTCATGAGAGATTGGTAACATGGGTTAGGGAGAAAAAGAGAAAAGGATTAGAAGTTGGTTGTTGGGTGGAACAAATTGTTGATCCTAAACTGGGATCAAATTATGATGTAAAGAAAATGGAGACTCTGGCAAATGTGGCTTTGGATTGTGTAGCAGATGATAAAGATGTTAGACCCACCATGAGTCAAGTTGTTGAGAGGCTATTAAGTGATGAGCATAATTATTATTGA